A portion of the Andreesenia angusta genome contains these proteins:
- a CDS encoding DUF1643 domain-containing protein, with amino-acid sequence MEWIYENSEDNKCRYVLGIEGKNPLLCFGVNPSTAEAGVLDNTMKSVDRIAKNSGYDSWIMLNLYPQRATNPNDMDLNMNEKIFEENLKWIRKTICNGKFDIWAAWGTLIEKRGYLWDSLRAIVEIVESNNCRWISFGKKTKYGHPHHPLFLRADEKYEEFDIYKYVK; translated from the coding sequence ATGGAATGGATTTATGAAAACAGCGAAGACAATAAATGCAGATATGTTTTGGGAATAGAGGGCAAAAATCCACTTCTATGCTTTGGTGTAAATCCCAGCACAGCAGAAGCGGGGGTTTTAGACAACACCATGAAGTCTGTAGACAGAATAGCTAAAAACAGCGGATATGACAGTTGGATAATGCTAAACCTCTATCCACAGAGAGCTACTAATCCGAATGATATGGACTTAAATATGAATGAGAAGATATTTGAAGAGAATCTCAAATGGATAAGGAAGACAATATGCAATGGAAAATTCGACATTTGGGCTGCATGGGGAACTTTAATAGAAAAAAGAGGATATCTTTGGGACAGCTTGAGAGCGATAGTGGAGATTGTGGAATCAAATAACTGTAGGTGGATATCATTTGGGAAAAAGACAAAATACGGCCATCCACATCATCCGTTATTTTTGAGAGCAGACGAAAAATATGAAGAGTTCGACATTTATAAATACGTAAAATAA
- a CDS encoding flavodoxin family protein, with translation MKVLAFNGSPRKEGNTYHGIKIVADELEKEGLETEIIHVGNKTIKGCMACGYCSKQKNEKCAIKDDEVNDWIQRMKESDGIILGSPVHYSAIGGTMKAFLDRTFLVASVNDGMLRHKVGASVVAVRRSGGIPTFDQLNNYINYSEMIIPTSNYWNVIHGTAPGEALKDEEGTQIMRVLGKNMAWIMKVIENSKDKVKEPEREGKIFTNFIR, from the coding sequence ATGAAAGTTTTGGCGTTTAATGGAAGTCCTAGGAAAGAAGGGAATACTTATCATGGGATAAAAATAGTTGCAGATGAACTTGAAAAAGAAGGATTAGAAACAGAAATAATCCATGTTGGGAATAAAACAATTAAAGGGTGTATGGCATGTGGCTATTGCTCTAAACAAAAGAATGAAAAGTGTGCAATCAAGGATGATGAGGTTAACGATTGGATTCAGAGAATGAAAGAATCAGATGGAATTATTCTAGGTTCGCCAGTACACTATTCAGCAATAGGAGGAACTATGAAAGCGTTTTTAGATAGGACATTTTTAGTTGCAAGTGTTAATGACGGTATGCTAAGACACAAAGTAGGAGCATCAGTAGTTGCTGTACGACGTTCGGGCGGAATTCCAACATTTGACCAACTAAATAATTACATTAATTATTCAGAAATGATAATACCTACTTCAAACTATTGGAATGTTATTCATGGCACTGCTCCTGGTGAAGCATTAAAAGATGAAGAAGGGACTCAAATCATGAGAGTGCTTGGGAAAAATATGGCATGGATTATGAAGGTAATTGAAAATAGTAAGGATAAAGTAAAAGAGCCAGAAAGAGAAGGTAAAATATTTACTAATTTTATTCGATAG
- a CDS encoding winged helix-turn-helix transcriptional regulator, giving the protein MIDYNEKKFVCPLDLGFEIIRGKWKAVILCHLGDGEKRFLELQRITCGISQKVLNEQLKSLEQDGLIEKVIYPEVPPKVEYFLTEKGKGLYPALKMIEEWASKHYKLNDNQC; this is encoded by the coding sequence ATGATTGATTATAATGAGAAAAAATTCGTATGTCCACTAGATTTGGGTTTTGAAATTATAAGAGGAAAATGGAAAGCTGTTATATTATGTCACCTTGGAGATGGCGAGAAAAGGTTTTTAGAGCTTCAAAGAATAACATGTGGCATAAGTCAGAAAGTACTGAATGAACAGCTGAAGAGTTTAGAGCAAGATGGCTTAATAGAAAAGGTGATTTATCCAGAAGTACCACCAAAGGTAGAGTACTTTCTTACAGAGAAAGGAAAAGGGCTATATCCGGCGTTAAAAATGATAGAAGAATGGGCTAGTAAACACTATAAATTAAATGATAATCAATGCTAG
- a CDS encoding PD-(D/E)XK nuclease family protein: MFNNNRHLNIFEHYTQKGSLPVENNLSRGLAILLNQNNLVLDRFIDYVNAKCFEKKSPSIVSKPQRSNDKQIGIQQKITKTVQSYPDPQSIIGITLTTSSPINMIENEYDDNNSLITDIVIRCKDTLVVIEVKRNAADARLQLKQQVKSIEEEVVRQGGNRPSTELLDGTWEEVISILQDVYNISGSNEDSILGHYLNHLENYYQEWFPISLLNDIPIQYENEPAIDKRILSLIKNCCENESDSEKYSGRYIVPLDYDFCNQAQISMDYGSKRLMITVWSGDTKWQSHCLLNKTANDLSWVYEDNLTVDGFELELLTEPYLRLAHFQSTIIAEYFDKRYYQNNFGASKDKCKELYNDITREWKRTDWSELRAFLKGKYNGLIDMNSFDSDFKNSFENSNRSYAHVSFGYETTAYISMDVVSEYEKNNSTLRGSDKLASFISKTIDQLMNKIA; the protein is encoded by the coding sequence ATGTTTAATAACAATAGACATCTGAATATATTTGAACATTATACTCAAAAAGGCTCGTTGCCGGTAGAAAATAATTTATCCAGAGGACTGGCAATACTACTTAATCAGAACAATTTAGTATTAGATAGATTCATTGATTATGTTAATGCGAAATGCTTCGAGAAAAAATCTCCATCTATAGTTTCTAAGCCACAAAGAAGCAACGACAAACAAATTGGCATTCAGCAGAAAATTACAAAGACTGTTCAGAGTTACCCAGATCCTCAAAGTATAATAGGCATAACTCTGACAACTTCATCTCCTATCAACATGATAGAGAATGAATATGATGATAATAATAGTCTGATAACAGATATAGTTATAAGATGTAAAGACACTCTAGTTGTCATTGAAGTAAAAAGAAACGCTGCTGATGCGAGGCTTCAACTTAAACAGCAGGTAAAAAGCATTGAAGAAGAGGTTGTCAGGCAGGGCGGAAATCGTCCAAGCACCGAACTTCTTGATGGAACATGGGAGGAAGTAATTTCAATACTACAGGATGTTTACAATATCTCCGGAAGCAATGAAGACAGTATTTTAGGACATTATTTAAATCATTTAGAAAATTATTATCAGGAATGGTTCCCAATATCTTTGCTTAATGACATACCTATTCAGTACGAAAATGAGCCAGCGATTGACAAGAGAATATTGAGTCTCATTAAAAATTGCTGTGAAAATGAAAGTGATTCCGAGAAATACTCAGGCAGGTATATAGTTCCGTTAGATTATGATTTTTGTAATCAAGCTCAGATTAGTATGGACTACGGATCCAAAAGGCTTATGATTACAGTTTGGAGTGGTGATACAAAGTGGCAAAGCCACTGTCTGCTTAATAAAACAGCGAATGACCTATCCTGGGTTTATGAAGATAATTTAACTGTAGATGGATTTGAACTTGAGTTATTGACAGAGCCTTATCTCCGTCTAGCTCACTTTCAATCGACAATAATAGCTGAATATTTTGATAAGAGATATTATCAAAATAATTTTGGAGCTTCTAAGGATAAATGCAAAGAGCTGTATAATGATATAACTAGGGAATGGAAAAGAACTGATTGGTCTGAACTAAGGGCTTTTTTGAAAGGTAAATATAATGGCTTGATTGATATGAATAGCTTTGATTCAGACTTTAAAAACAGCTTTGAAAACTCTAATAGAAGTTACGCTCATGTTTCATTTGGATATGAAACGACTGCTTATATTTCGATGGATGTTGTAAGTGAATATGAGAAAAACAATTCAACTTTGAGAGGCAGTGATAAGCTAGCTAGCTTCATATCAAAGACTATTGATCAGCTTATGAATAAAATAGCATAG
- a CDS encoding DUF5655 domain-containing protein codes for MQLFFLNKDKLEFIDDHPFKLEKDIQNLCEKNLKEVFDLEFVSSEFSIGNFRIDTLAFDRASKSFVIIEYKRDKKFSVIDQGYAYLSVMLNNKADFILEYNENRRDSLGREDVDWSQSKTIFISPSFTAYQMEATNFKDLPIELWEVKRYSNKTVSFNFISTSGVKESIKTISRGNKEIENVNKQIKVYTEDEHLSNMPDEILELYEKFKSAILNISEEIKIKPVKRYISFKVKRNVVDVCIQKKAIKMWINLKKNNLDDPKGLFRDVSSTGHWGNGDYEVQVSDDENLEYIISLIKQSYKQNRL; via the coding sequence ATGCAGCTGTTTTTTCTAAACAAAGATAAATTAGAATTTATAGACGACCACCCGTTTAAATTAGAGAAAGATATTCAGAATCTATGTGAAAAAAATCTAAAAGAAGTGTTTGACCTTGAGTTTGTATCATCTGAATTTTCTATAGGAAACTTTAGGATTGATACGCTCGCTTTTGATAGGGCCAGCAAGTCTTTTGTAATTATAGAGTACAAGCGCGACAAGAAGTTTAGTGTAATAGACCAAGGGTATGCTTACCTATCTGTGATGCTTAACAATAAAGCTGACTTCATATTGGAATATAATGAAAATCGCAGAGATAGTTTAGGCAGAGAAGATGTAGACTGGTCACAGTCAAAGACGATATTTATATCACCTTCTTTCACTGCATACCAGATGGAAGCTACAAATTTTAAAGACTTGCCTATAGAGCTTTGGGAGGTAAAACGCTATTCCAATAAAACGGTGAGTTTCAACTTTATATCAACATCTGGAGTCAAGGAATCTATAAAAACAATATCTCGGGGAAATAAAGAAATAGAAAACGTGAACAAGCAAATAAAGGTATATACAGAGGATGAACACTTATCTAATATGCCTGATGAAATTTTAGAGTTATACGAAAAATTCAAAAGTGCAATACTAAATATATCAGAGGAAATAAAAATAAAACCTGTCAAAAGATACATATCGTTTAAAGTGAAGAGAAATGTAGTGGATGTATGTATCCAAAAAAAAGCCATTAAAATGTGGATAAACCTGAAGAAAAATAATCTAGACGATCCAAAAGGATTGTTCAGAGATGTATCTAGTACAGGACATTGGGGAAATGGTGACTATGAAGTTCAGGTTAGCGATGATGAAAACCTAGAGTACATAATAAGCTTGATAAAACAGAGTTACAAACAGAACAGGCTATAA
- a CDS encoding DUF262 domain-containing protein, with protein MKNKALPLKELSIAQIYNGEKATYEVPIYQRNYAWEKDEISALIQDVHDAYTAKKQTYFIGTLVSFHKGDQVYEVIDGQQRLTTINLILSALEAPLQNKLTYRARKKSNDTIQSIPFFETEEKDYGIINGFKYVKETIDEIVPKDSQDGFKSYFQHSVHLIHYQVPKDIDLNHYFEIMNSRGEQLEKHEIIKARLIEKLGDADKAKFNRLWEYCSEMNVYIQQKYSSDKKSAIHIFGRSLCDFDFENITDFDALPDVEDNTNTLKISDLIDYRGACATKEEENKADTFQPIIDFSNFLLIVLKLTRMKESEFDPASFNLDDKELINEFDKVQVDNEFVKNFGFNLLMAKYLLDNYIVHHSNEDDTIESNPWKLQYWQKENNKGYLKNLDDENYIQNKLVHLLSMFEVSFTPRQRKNYLFYCLFYLFNNEYLDNVEYCGFLSGLADKYFKDIYLMADNLNEINTPKPGSFDSVILRNNSLDIKSHNSGFDFAGIYGDGTTISKGIPLFIFNYLDYKLWEKYFDEFRGKKTKEGDKERNKFFDILGCSDFGLRVFDQFYFSRTRRSLEHYYPQANVKVENSEMNRDQINCFGNYAMIGSEINSSGSNWTPKIKLDHYLDVSGKIKQVSVASIKFMIMMQMCKDNQNTRTAGQEWNYDDIKDHQEKMLGILSSGLNA; from the coding sequence ATGAAAAATAAAGCTTTGCCACTCAAGGAACTGTCCATAGCCCAAATTTATAATGGCGAAAAAGCAACTTATGAAGTTCCTATATACCAGAGAAATTATGCCTGGGAAAAAGATGAGATTTCTGCGCTGATTCAGGATGTCCATGATGCGTACACTGCAAAGAAGCAGACATACTTTATCGGGACGCTTGTATCTTTTCATAAAGGGGACCAGGTATACGAAGTGATTGACGGGCAGCAGCGACTGACGACAATTAATCTTATTCTGAGTGCGTTAGAAGCTCCTCTTCAAAACAAATTGACTTATCGAGCACGAAAAAAATCGAACGATACTATCCAAAGCATTCCTTTTTTTGAAACTGAGGAAAAAGATTACGGAATTATAAATGGATTCAAATATGTTAAGGAAACAATTGACGAGATAGTTCCAAAAGACAGCCAAGACGGGTTCAAATCCTACTTTCAGCATAGTGTCCACTTGATACACTACCAAGTGCCAAAAGACATAGACTTAAATCACTACTTTGAAATAATGAATTCCAGAGGAGAGCAGCTGGAAAAACATGAAATTATTAAGGCTCGTCTTATCGAAAAACTGGGAGATGCTGATAAGGCGAAATTTAATCGCCTGTGGGAATACTGTAGCGAGATGAATGTATATATTCAGCAAAAGTACAGTAGCGACAAAAAAAGTGCAATCCATATTTTCGGGAGATCTCTCTGCGATTTTGACTTTGAAAATATTACGGACTTTGATGCTCTGCCAGATGTCGAAGATAACACAAATACGCTTAAAATCAGCGACCTTATAGACTATAGAGGGGCATGCGCCACGAAGGAGGAAGAGAATAAAGCTGATACTTTCCAGCCGATTATTGACTTTTCAAACTTTCTTCTTATTGTGCTTAAGCTCACTCGCATGAAAGAAAGCGAATTTGATCCTGCGAGCTTTAATCTCGACGACAAAGAATTGATTAATGAATTTGACAAGGTTCAGGTTGACAACGAATTTGTAAAAAATTTTGGTTTCAACTTGCTTATGGCAAAATATTTGCTGGACAATTATATAGTGCACCATTCGAATGAGGATGACACTATTGAGAGCAATCCGTGGAAGCTCCAATACTGGCAAAAAGAAAACAATAAAGGGTATCTGAAAAATCTTGACGACGAAAATTATATACAGAATAAACTTGTTCATCTGCTCTCAATGTTCGAGGTATCATTTACACCGAGACAAAGGAAAAACTATCTTTTTTACTGTCTGTTTTACCTGTTCAATAATGAATACTTGGACAATGTAGAGTACTGTGGCTTTTTATCGGGACTAGCTGATAAATACTTCAAAGATATCTATCTAATGGCGGATAATCTTAATGAAATCAATACACCGAAGCCCGGTAGCTTTGATAGTGTAATTCTTCGAAACAACTCACTTGATATTAAGTCTCACAATAGCGGTTTTGACTTTGCCGGAATATATGGGGACGGCACTACAATATCGAAGGGAATTCCTCTGTTCATTTTCAACTATCTTGACTATAAACTTTGGGAGAAATACTTTGATGAATTTCGTGGCAAGAAAACAAAAGAAGGCGACAAAGAAAGGAATAAATTTTTTGATATACTTGGCTGCTCTGATTTTGGGCTGAGAGTATTTGATCAGTTTTATTTTTCCAGAACTCGCAGGAGCTTGGAACATTACTACCCTCAAGCTAATGTAAAAGTCGAAAATAGTGAGATGAACAGAGATCAAATAAACTGTTTTGGAAACTACGCTATGATCGGCAGTGAGATAAATAGCTCTGGCTCGAATTGGACTCCTAAAATAAAGCTAGATCATTACTTGGATGTTTCAGGAAAGATTAAGCAGGTAAGTGTGGCATCAATCAAGTTTATGATAATGATGCAAATGTGCAAAGACAACCAGAACACCCGTACAGCCGGGCAAGAATGGAATTACGATGACATAAAAGACCATCAAGAAAAAATGTTGGGAATACTGTCTAGTGGATTGAACGCTTAA
- a CDS encoding DUF262 domain-containing protein → MSTFLKLAITKIGDLLLRDKITMDKDGNPIAGIKLAIPSYQRPYKWTAKNAIQLLDDIIDAKNENKETYRVGTLILHQEEEHTYSIVDGQQRTITFSLLLKALGAESISFLDQPLADNPHNTRNIPNNFRTLERRANNIIDERDRVALLDYVENNCELIVVITENISEAFQFFDSQNARGKKLYPHDLLKAYHLREMNDLDAAEIEGVVKSWENLEQKELASLFSDYLYRLKEWTKGNKAWELNEHNIHKFKGITWQDNFPYAQYYKGAFAYADTVNHSTTPFVSGMRKLKPFQLDTPIIAGKPFFDYAKHYFKILKDIQNNDKYEGYFINDNDIVKTLDLRTYKNGVGNRITRLLFDTAILLYVDRFCPERPEKVDLEMLDQFVVFAFVWAYSLRAQYQNVGWLSAQNYIIGNDVTNSFNIYKMITESDSPVSLLSVLSDNIIPLSIGSVVAKKDNLDDQDEEGIYQNYLHYFKTNKYLEDKNEK, encoded by the coding sequence ATGAGCACTTTTTTAAAGCTCGCAATAACTAAAATCGGAGATTTATTGCTGCGAGATAAGATTACAATGGATAAAGACGGTAATCCGATTGCTGGCATCAAATTGGCGATACCAAGTTATCAGCGTCCCTATAAATGGACAGCAAAAAATGCGATTCAACTGCTGGATGACATTATCGATGCCAAAAATGAAAATAAAGAGACATACCGAGTAGGAACACTAATACTCCATCAAGAGGAAGAACACACATACAGCATAGTAGACGGGCAGCAGCGAACTATTACGTTCTCCTTGCTGCTCAAGGCTCTCGGAGCTGAGTCAATAAGCTTTCTAGATCAGCCCCTAGCAGACAATCCTCATAACACTCGCAATATACCTAATAATTTTCGGACACTGGAAAGACGTGCAAATAATATTATCGACGAAAGGGATAGAGTAGCGCTGCTGGATTACGTTGAAAACAACTGCGAGCTTATCGTTGTAATTACAGAGAATATATCTGAAGCATTTCAGTTCTTTGATTCACAAAACGCTCGTGGCAAAAAGCTCTACCCCCATGATCTGCTGAAGGCATATCACCTTCGCGAGATGAACGACTTAGATGCAGCTGAAATTGAGGGAGTTGTTAAAAGTTGGGAGAACTTAGAGCAAAAAGAGCTCGCATCACTGTTCAGTGACTATCTATATCGCTTGAAAGAATGGACAAAAGGGAATAAGGCTTGGGAGCTTAACGAACATAATATACATAAATTCAAGGGCATTACTTGGCAGGACAATTTCCCTTACGCTCAATACTATAAAGGGGCGTTTGCCTATGCCGACACGGTCAATCATTCCACAACACCGTTCGTTTCAGGTATGCGAAAGCTCAAACCGTTTCAGTTGGACACTCCTATTATAGCGGGCAAGCCATTCTTTGATTATGCAAAACATTACTTTAAAATACTTAAAGACATTCAGAACAACGATAAATATGAGGGATATTTTATAAATGATAACGATATTGTAAAAACGCTTGACCTTAGAACATACAAAAATGGTGTCGGCAACAGGATTACCAGACTTCTGTTTGACACTGCTATTTTACTCTATGTCGACAGGTTCTGTCCTGAAAGACCTGAAAAAGTGGACTTGGAAATGCTAGATCAATTTGTGGTATTTGCTTTTGTCTGGGCATATTCGCTTAGGGCGCAGTATCAAAATGTGGGCTGGCTATCGGCGCAAAATTACATTATCGGGAACGACGTTACGAATTCCTTCAACATATATAAAATGATAACTGAATCAGATTCACCGGTGTCGCTTTTAAGCGTGCTTTCCGACAATATAATCCCGCTGTCAATCGGCTCTGTAGTGGCGAAAAAAGATAATCTGGATGATCAGGACGAAGAAGGAATTTATCAAAACTATCTTCACTATTTCAAAACAAACAAATATTTGGAGGATAAAAATGAAAAATAA
- a CDS encoding type II toxin-antitoxin system PemK/MazF family toxin, with translation MMYRQGDILLIPVPFTDLSSSKRRPVLVISNNLYNSPSDDMVVVAITSNLASKSHSILIKSDSLLEGVLKVDSNIRTDKIYTLSQNIVMKKFGTVKEDVLYDVIVEIGKLIKRG, from the coding sequence ATGATGTATAGACAGGGAGATATACTGCTTATACCTGTTCCGTTTACTGATTTATCTTCTAGCAAGCGAAGGCCGGTGCTTGTAATATCGAACAATCTATATAACTCTCCATCGGATGATATGGTTGTGGTAGCCATAACTTCTAACTTGGCTTCAAAAAGCCATAGCATATTGATAAAAAGCGATAGTTTGCTGGAAGGCGTCTTGAAAGTGGATTCAAATATAAGAACTGATAAGATATATACTCTTTCTCAGAATATAGTGATGAAAAAATTTGGAACGGTTAAAGAGGATGTTCTATATGATGTTATAGTGGAAATTGGGAAACTGATAAAGAGAGGATAA
- a CDS encoding DUF2281 domain-containing protein, with the protein MNTAKEILLKLIEDIPENQIPEVIDFLGYLKMKNEKELYKDLEQASQSSMDFWDNDIDDEVWNDV; encoded by the coding sequence ATGAATACAGCAAAAGAAATCCTCTTAAAGCTTATAGAGGATATACCTGAAAATCAGATACCTGAAGTGATAGACTTTTTGGGGTATCTCAAAATGAAAAACGAAAAAGAACTGTACAAAGATTTGGAACAGGCGAGCCAGAGCAGCATGGACTTTTGGGACAATGATATAGATGACGAGGTATGGAATGATGTATAG
- a CDS encoding HEPN domain-containing protein gives MERHVGTWFKEKEPEKKEVAELLIDGNSIEFYSRFHGEVFPTTFIGSDGEYRYKVFVNGSTKPSSNRLLDYTSSHRVFYVLMQNFSFSKGIDISGIVEFSFSIPELIDWIGISTVFYGSTDMDKMAAGEMHLEPIIIHSENPYVELYFESKSFNSSIRGDDRTEIIIKNEPRIKVQYTQEQDIQRVMDDIECIMQFFGLLIGTVSVAQDIRLTIKDQDLKSWLYFNRDFSYNTTIRDVLNRPRTYCYVIAEHLQRYYSNWRKFYFDDSYSLLRRIFFSVNGKKDIFAEDIFVEYMRILDGYHTRISGDEVIKGKIKATLKASTKEIKKLIFTDEGRPLFEDTIQSVIPEWKYTSKHMEDIAGWIAAGFLAKTSLSHRMQELDDQHLQIIRKNAAHIEKLRRDDSIIGAKQDEELIQLYFKELGDTRNYYSHYKLDKTGVLESVQMSDTINVLKATIISIFMSHMDIETDLIRKILEFDSELHFQTMCLREKDDRPFEHPNKVKSK, from the coding sequence ATGGAAAGACACGTTGGAACATGGTTTAAAGAGAAAGAACCTGAAAAAAAAGAAGTTGCGGAATTGCTTATTGATGGTAATAGTATAGAATTTTATAGCCGATTTCATGGTGAAGTATTTCCTACTACATTTATAGGTAGTGACGGTGAGTATAGATATAAAGTATTTGTAAATGGATCTACGAAACCGAGTAGTAATCGCTTGCTCGATTATACATCTTCACATCGAGTTTTTTATGTGTTAATGCAAAATTTTAGTTTTTCAAAGGGTATTGATATATCTGGCATTGTTGAGTTTTCATTTTCGATTCCGGAACTTATCGATTGGATAGGCATAAGCACTGTATTTTATGGAAGTACTGATATGGATAAGATGGCAGCAGGTGAGATGCATTTAGAACCAATTATTATCCATTCTGAGAATCCATATGTAGAATTGTACTTCGAATCTAAAAGCTTTAACAGCAGCATACGGGGTGACGACAGAACAGAAATAATTATTAAAAATGAACCGAGAATTAAAGTACAATATACGCAAGAACAGGATATTCAACGTGTCATGGATGATATCGAATGCATAATGCAGTTTTTTGGATTACTGATAGGAACGGTAAGTGTTGCACAGGATATCAGACTGACTATTAAAGATCAGGACTTAAAAAGCTGGTTATACTTCAACAGAGATTTTTCTTATAATACAACAATTAGAGATGTACTAAATAGACCGAGAACATATTGTTATGTTATTGCAGAACATTTACAAAGATATTATTCCAACTGGAGAAAGTTTTATTTTGATGATTCATATTCATTGCTGAGAAGGATATTTTTTTCTGTAAACGGAAAGAAGGATATTTTTGCTGAAGATATTTTTGTTGAATATATGAGAATTCTAGATGGATACCATACTCGCATTTCTGGTGATGAAGTGATAAAGGGAAAAATAAAGGCTACATTAAAAGCGTCAACAAAAGAAATTAAAAAATTAATATTTACGGATGAAGGCAGACCACTATTTGAAGATACAATACAGTCAGTCATTCCTGAATGGAAATATACGTCTAAACATATGGAAGACATTGCGGGGTGGATTGCAGCAGGATTTCTTGCAAAAACATCATTGTCTCATCGTATGCAAGAACTTGACGATCAGCACTTACAGATAATAAGAAAAAATGCTGCCCATATAGAAAAGTTAAGAAGAGATGATTCTATTATAGGAGCAAAGCAAGATGAAGAATTAATACAACTTTATTTTAAGGAATTGGGGGATACTAGGAATTATTATTCCCATTATAAGCTGGATAAAACAGGTGTTTTGGAAAGCGTGCAAATGTCAGATACAATAAATGTATTAAAAGCAACGATTATATCTATATTCATGAGTCATATGGATATTGAAACGGATTTGATTCGAAAAATACTTGAATTTGATAGTGAACTTCATTTTCAGACCATGTGTTTGAGGGAAAAAGACGATCGTCCCTTCGAGCATCCAAATAAAGTTAAAAGTAAGTAA
- a CDS encoding IS3 family transposase yields the protein MVSWGQSQGMPLVRICQLLQICRKRIQRWQNSETLERKQSERKSRPYNALTPDELELVQKMIGDKKYANDSCRVLSIKALEEFGIYISHVTFWEYMKSKGINGPRGIYANRRNKHTKPDIGDVQEPNKLWSWDITHVKTTTRYSHYYLYVLQDWFSRKVISWHLSESLASEEALTLWDKGILAEGLLNSEKPRSLSDRGTQMRSVSTKLFMTSLGVKQLFSRPRTPNDNPKIEALFSTVKYAPGYPERFSSLSEAESYFEEFFNWYNYEHYHTGIGMVSPQDKHTGRDILILEIRLAIKKATYEKRRLYNVG from the coding sequence ATTGTTTCGTGGGGCCAATCACAAGGTATGCCTCTGGTCAGAATCTGTCAGCTTCTTCAGATTTGTAGAAAGCGCATACAGCGTTGGCAGAACAGCGAAACTCTCGAGAGAAAGCAATCAGAACGCAAAAGTCGTCCATACAATGCGCTGACTCCAGATGAACTAGAGCTTGTTCAGAAAATGATTGGAGACAAGAAATATGCCAATGACAGCTGTCGGGTGCTTAGCATTAAAGCGCTAGAAGAATTCGGCATATACATATCCCATGTCACGTTCTGGGAGTATATGAAGTCCAAAGGAATCAACGGTCCAAGGGGCATCTATGCAAATCGAAGGAACAAGCATACAAAACCGGACATAGGTGATGTACAAGAGCCCAATAAGCTCTGGAGCTGGGATATCACGCACGTGAAGACAACTACAAGATACAGTCACTACTACCTTTATGTGCTTCAAGATTGGTTCAGCCGCAAAGTGATATCTTGGCATCTGAGTGAGTCTTTGGCCAGCGAGGAAGCTTTGACCCTTTGGGACAAAGGAATACTAGCTGAAGGTCTTTTAAACAGCGAAAAACCTCGCTCTTTGAGTGACAGGGGAACACAAATGCGTTCAGTCAGCACTAAGCTGTTTATGACTTCTTTGGGAGTAAAGCAGCTGTTTTCAAGGCCTAGAACGCCAAATGACAATCCCAAGATTGAAGCTTTGTTCAGCACTGTCAAGTATGCACCGGGCTATCCGGAGCGTTTCAGCAGTCTAAGCGAGGCTGAAAGCTACTTTGAGGAATTTTTCAACTGGTACAATTATGAGCACTACCATACAGGCATAGGAATGGTCTCGCCACAAGACAAGCATACGGGTAGAGATATCCTGATTCTTGAAATAAGATTGGCTATCAAGAAAGCTACTTATGAAAAAAGAAGGCTATATAATGTCGGATAA